A single Phragmites australis chromosome 4, lpPhrAust1.1, whole genome shotgun sequence DNA region contains:
- the LOC133915578 gene encoding anthranilate synthase beta subunit 2, chloroplastic, whose protein sequence is MAYAARLRPKIQAVASPGATPRSDPRRPSSLRVGTLSGSTTIQKQKFGAKCAVSVVEGGKVFDGVKQNIRPIIVIDNYDSFTYNLCQYMGEVGANFEVYRNDEITVEEIKKIYPRGILISPGPGTPQDSGISLQTVRELGPSIPLFGVCMGLQCIGEAFGGKVVRSPYGVVHGKGSLVHYDEKLDGTLFSGLPNPFQAGRYHSLVIEKDSFPHDALEIVAWTDDGLIMAARHRKYKHIQGVQFHPESIITTEGRLMVKNFIKIIEGYEALNCIP, encoded by the exons ATGGCCTACGCCGCTCGCCTCCGCCCCAAGATCCAAGCTGTCGCCTCCCCCGGCGCGACGCCGAGATCGGACCCGCGTCGCCCCTCCAGCCTCCGCGTGG GAACTCTAAGTGGatccacaacaattcaaaaGCAGAAGTTTGGTGCTAAATGTGCTGTCTctgtggtggaaggtggaaaagTATTTGATGGAGTAAAGCAAAATATTAGACCAATTATAGTGATCGACAACTATGATAGCTTCACATATAATTTATGCCAG TACATGGGAGAGGTGGGAGCTAATTTTGAGGTGTACCGCAATGATGAGATAACGGTGGAAGAGATTAAGAA GATTTATCCTAGAGGAATACTTATCTCCCCAGGCCCCG GCACACCTCAAGATTCAGGAATATCATTGCAAACAGTTAGAGAGCTTGGGCCCTCTATTCCTTTGTTTGGGGTTTGCATGGGTTTACAATGCATTGGAGAGGCATTTGGAG GGAAGGTTGTCCGTTCTCCTTACGGAGTTGTGCATGGGAAGGGCTCCCTTGTTCATTATGATGAGAAACTTGATGGAACATTATTTTCTGGTCTTCCAAA CCCATTCCAAGCCGGAAGATATCATAGCCTCGTAATTGAAAAGGATAGCTTTCCGCATGATGCCCTGGAAATTGTCGCATGGACAGATGATGGGTTGATCATGGCTGCCCGCCACAGGAAATACAAACATATTCAG GGAGTGCAGTTCCATCCGGAGAGCATTATAACCACTGAAGGGAGGCTCATGGTCAAGAATTTTATCAAGATTATAGAAGGCTACGAGGCCTTGAATTGCATTCCATGA